In a single window of the Rhizobium rhizogenes genome:
- a CDS encoding DeoR/GlpR family DNA-binding transcription regulator — protein MPITDRIRFNALEKDAVAQMARNLITDDCAIFLDTGTTTLSLARHLTGFKKLRLYTNSLMIAQAACQHFGVRVQMTPGNLRPIEQDLVGYDTLSYIQQFHFDMVFMGAAAIAAEYGFMDYEEDEARIRQALLKQTARSIMLADHSKCGKTGNVITAAFSSVNTLVTDQRPPANILAAAKRGDLEIIHG, from the coding sequence GTGCCGATTACCGACCGCATCAGATTCAATGCGCTCGAAAAGGACGCGGTCGCGCAGATGGCGCGCAACCTCATAACCGACGACTGCGCCATTTTCCTCGACACAGGCACCACCACCCTGTCCCTTGCGCGCCACCTGACTGGCTTCAAGAAGCTGCGGCTCTACACCAATTCCCTGATGATCGCGCAAGCCGCCTGCCAGCATTTCGGCGTCCGGGTCCAAATGACGCCGGGAAATCTCCGCCCGATTGAGCAGGATCTGGTCGGCTATGATACGCTGTCCTACATCCAGCAATTCCACTTTGACATGGTCTTTATGGGTGCGGCGGCAATCGCGGCGGAGTATGGCTTCATGGACTATGAAGAGGATGAAGCGCGAATTCGCCAGGCTCTGCTGAAGCAGACGGCCAGAAGCATCATGCTGGCCGATCATTCCAAGTGCGGCAAGACGGGCAATGTCATTACCGCCGCATTTTCCAGCGTTAACACATTGGTCACCGATCAACGTCCCCCGGCAAATATATTGGCGGCCGCCAAAAGGGGCGACCTCGAAATCATCCACGGTTGA